GTACTGTTCGGTGATTGTTGACATCGATAATGCCGGGACAAACCCCACCGATGTCGTAAGCGCTTTCAGGGGCGCTTCTCCAGGGACGAGCATTATTACCTTCACTGCCAGAAACCGCCTGGAACTTGAGAGGAAGATCAGGTTGAAAGGCGTCTTCTACTATATGGTTGGACCGCTCAGCGAAATCGAATTCAAGGAGGCCTTAGAAGGTGCCGTAAGGGCAGCCGATCACGGTCGATTTGAATAGTAACGTTTTGTTGTAACGAAATAGCCCTGGTTTTGCGGCCGGGGCGTTTTTTTGCCGAAATTTCGCAATTTGCTTTCATGACGCGATAGATTTTCGCCTTTGGCAAGTACTGGCCGTCTTTTTTTATACCATTTTTGGAATGAATTAGCTTCTGCCATTCTGGCAGTTTTGCACACTCCTGTAATCGCAA
This sequence is a window from candidate division TA06 bacterium. Protein-coding genes within it:
- a CDS encoding response regulator, whose product is MERVLVVDKDQLSARSIVGAASGIGVGVDLCEGTTEALKRLKSHKYCSVIVDIDNAGTNPTDVVSAFRGASPGTSIITFTARNRLELERKIRLKGVFYYMVGPLSEIEFKEALEGAVRAADHGRFE